The sequence below is a genomic window from Lolium perenne isolate Kyuss_39 chromosome 4, Kyuss_2.0, whole genome shotgun sequence.
tatgtaaccctctctatgtgaagatgcacaactctcagttgctgtaaggcaggttggcaacaagccttaatgtgtttatgttggctattttagcaaagatgctgtcctacagagcattcttgaaataacacacctatatgagtccgattgttaaacgtcgcaatctatgagatttgggtgatctctagtaaactcatgaagagaccacgaagtatgacgcatatgcttcacccgcggggtaggctactggcagccatgtatcggtcatgactttgagtgaaaccctgttcacgcaaaacgtGCAATTcacggcttagtccattgttcaagtgtgagtggatgtagcttaaagttctaggcggaagttcaacttaacagtctcactgaaacactggtatataaacaagcagcgagtattggtaaatctctaaatggggatttgagatctggtgggggattgttgaaatattgggcccacttttagtggtccaaattagatttcagtttttcctataaatctcaaagcccacatagtggcagccttgtgagtttgagcccaagttggtggcagctcactagggagtggcaagaggtgggaagtttagtcccacatggaaagttgggaggaagttagaccaccttataaggtgggttgttccaccactagtaagtgagtgagaataggagtgctacacgcgcgctcctcctcctcctcgctcgctcgtctcgtctcgactcgactcgacacgacacgtcacgacgcgcgccgcgctcgtggtgagtggattgagcctcgagccgagactttccttactttttgcagctcaggaaaacgaacagagtcctagacggacgcgtcgcagttagtcggttcgggtcgctcccggatcgtgggctatctgtaaccgactcgaaacgttcgtgcgacgtgggcgtggcccacgttgcctagggtttcccgagcctatataatctcctgcccggctaccgcagaaaaatcatccaatacacgagttagggtttccacctctctctgcttgcgccgccatcgtagcctactccatcccgcgagccgacgtgcatcggcgaacgggagagcaggtctccggaaccactcgtccttgcgatcctgtacgggagagggcgaattaggttttggggaagcgctctgcgcgactgctcaagttcttcatcacgggtcgccttccgtccaagtcgggcggtgctgcctaccgtcgtcttcaacgccatctacttcgacccgtcttccccgtcgtcaacaacgttgtcatcaacaacgttactgcagcgacatcatctgctacacctccaccgccacctccaccagatcggtacgtgcgacatatctcgatctgtttagcgatggatgttgtactgtttgctatgctactgttcatgttgatcactacatctagtatgttcgagtttcacatgttagtacttACTGTCTTCATGCTTAATattgtggaattaatcatggaaattgtgcctaattatccaacaagttCAAATGTCTCTCCCCATTCTAGGTTGCTTCATTATTTTGGTATCGCCCTTGCAGCCATCTTCGATTTCTTTTGCCCGGTTGGGCATTCCAAAGTCGCAGAGTGTGACTGTCCTTCTAAATCAACGGTTACACGATTCTTCTTCCGCCTAAGCAAAGAAATATGGCACATGTCAATGAATGTGAATTCAGTTAAGCCAAATTGAACATAACCTCCACCGCCGCCTTCTTCCTCTCACCATGGCGTTTGCACTGCCCATTCTAGAGCTCAGTCTCCTCCTTCTTTCGGGTTGTCTCCACCGCCTTCCATTGGTTGTTCCTCTAGCGTCCTCTCCATGAGCTGTGTCGTAGGACGAGACACGGGAGGACGGCAAGCGGTGGTGTTGAACAAACTACAGCTACATCAAAGGATATGTGGTGGTGGCTAGAACCAGAGCGGTAGGCAGCAGTGTGAAACGGAAGGGAAGAACTTATGTAGGGTCTGCGTCCTGCGTGGTGGTCGTGTCTGGCAGCCCTAGCCAGCCCCAAGGTTGGGATGGCCAAGGGGACGTAGAACTCGTTATACGGCGAATTCTTATATACCACCAGTCGCGGCGTGTAAGGCTCGTGCCGTGCAACCCGTggagcatgtttcgttttattttAAAGTTCGGATTATGGGCCTGGCCCAAGTGAGCGGTTTCTCGAAGTGCGTTTTTTCACCCTGATTTTTTGATGTGGGTTTCTTGATGGTTTTCAGTTCGGTGTCTCTGTCGTTTATTTGTTGTAGTTTTCattcttattcttcttcttcttttcttttcttttctttttattcattCAGTTCCTTTTCTGTTTTAACTTTATAGTTTAATTTTTTATTAGAATTTTTGTTGAAAATGTTCAACTCTAGAAAGTTCTGGAAAATTCAGATTTTACAAATGTTGGAAAATTCGAAAATATTTAGATTTTAAAAAATTCCACATCTAAAAGTTATTCAGATTTCGAAATTGCTCATATTTGAAAACTATTCATATTTCGAAATTGTTCATATTTTCAAATATATCAGCTTTTTTATGGAGAGGAAAATTGATTTTTTTAAAaggttcaaatttcaaaaattcattttgcaaataaaatatgaaaaaatgAGTGCGTCGGGTAATACTGGCCGCAACCGGCGACGTAAGTAAAGGAGCTCCCCGTTTTAGGTGGAAGATGCTATACACTGAGCGGGTTGCTGGCTAAGAGATACCCATGTTGGGCCGGTCCAGCCTTTTTGTTTTGCCTTTTTCGGTTTTCCTTTTTTCTgttgtttcttttttgttttctcaTATGTTTTTAAACTTGAACTTTTGAAAACTGCTATTTAATTTTTATTTCCAAAATCGgtattttaaaaaaattgaacatTTTTTCGAATGTGAACATTCTTTGATTTGAACGCTTTTTAAAATTTGGaattaaaaaatatatatattcaAAAGGACGTGGCTCATTCCCGGTTAACCAGGAATTAGCTTAATTCTCGGTCACCTGGTTTCATGTGTAATTCACGTGCAACTAGAGCAAAGGATTTGCAATTGCACATACATGTGTAATTCTCGTATGCACGAATCACGATGCAAATCTAATGGTTGTCGAGTTGATCTGAAACTAACTTAATTTCCGGTCAACCTGAAATTAGCAAAAGGGTTTTAAAAATATGAACTTTTTTAAATATAAACATTTTTCGAATATAaacatttttaaattttgaacatttttgcAAATTCGAAcgactttcaaatttgaacagttttcaagtttaaatatttttcaaatttgagaatttttcaaatttggaaaattagTTTTCCCAAAAAAATGACATTTTTTCGAATTATGAACACTTTTTGAATATGAAAATTTTCTAATTTGAACATTTATAAAATGTGGAAAAATCGAAAAGTTATTTGtaaaaaatatgaacattttttctgatttaaacatttttaaattttgaacatttttaaaatttagagttttttcaaaatttgaacaattttaaagttgacattttttaaatttaaactttTTACAAATTTGAAGAAAACAGAAAAATGGAAGAATAAATAGAGAAAGGAAAAAAGGAAGAGAAAAGGGAAATGGGCCTGGTCCTATACCCCAACCAGGATGTGCGGCACGCCGACCGGGGGCATTTTCGTGTCCATACCTCGTTGGGCCGATGGGGCACGTCGGTGTGCGATGTACTCAGTACGTCACGTCTGAGTTGGAAATGGCAGGGCCAGTTTCACCAAGAATTGGTACAGAAACGAGAACACTTTACTGACAGGGTCAGTACATCGCCCAGTAATTCCTGGGCAGATTTCATGACAACAATATGCGGACAGATTGCTCAGGATCTCACCACATTCAATTTCTTTCAAGTTACAGGTGAAGAGCCGTCCATGTCAAAAGCACTCCATGCACCAGCTATTCTCTCGCTACAGAAACATCTAGAACAGGAACTAAgctcaacaaaaaaaaacttggaaCTAATGCTTTACTGAAGCCCTCCTTTTGTCAGGCAAGTAAAATTATAACCCTTGGAAGCCACAAATTAGTCATGTACTAGGCACCGGGCACAACCACACCTCGCTAAAACTCGAGGATCCTACGTTCAATCACTGGGACATTGTACAGATGACAAGGGTTAACGGcactatgattgcaaaactgacttGTCAACCTGCTCATGGCCCGAAATCAAGCTGCCGGGTCTTCCTGCCTCCCAGATCCACATTGTACAAACAAAACGCACACCTCCAGACTACGAAATTGCAGGAGATCTTCCAACTGGCAGTGACAGGCAGCCCAAAAACAAACCACTATCTAGAACCAAATATGCTGATGGGTGATCACCTTTCAGGAAGATGCGAAGAATTGGGAAGCAGTGGTTCCTCTAGCTGAGCATCTGCTAGAAGAGCCTGAACCAGAGCTTGGGACCGGGTCTGGGCCTGAGCGAGCGCCTGCGCCATCGCGTCTCCCTGGGCTTGGCTCTGCTGCTTTAAGAACCTATTCATCCGTTCGAGCAGCTGGATCGCTTTCCTTTTGCCCCTGTCTGTGCCGCTCTCTGCTAGCTCCTCTAGCAAGGTCACGATGCCCTGCTCCTGCGCTTCCGCAAGATGCTGTTGCTGCTGTTCTCCATTGCAGAGATGCACTAGAACAGCCGCTGCATTTTCCTTGTTCCTTGCGGATCCATTTCTGATAACCCCAACCAGGATTGGTATGGCGGCCGCAGAGCTAATAGCTGCCTTGCCCTCAGGATGGCTCGAGAGAATTGCTAGAATAGCAAGGGCCTCATCCACCATTCCACTTTCAGTCTCTGTTAGAAGTTCAAGCAGTATAGGGACCAATCCAGCTCTGATAGCTTTACCTTTGTTGCCCTGATAGATACACAAGTTAAATAATGCAGTTGCTGCATCCTTTTTACCGCGTTGACTTCCATTACCCAATAGCAGTACCAAAGCTGGAATTGCCCCAGAAGCCCCAATCATCACCTTGTTCTCATCCACAAGTGATAGGCTAAATAGTGTGGCAGCTGAATTCTCCCGGGCTTCCATGCTGCCCCTCTTCAGCACATGTacgattccaggaacagctccagaGGTAATTATTCTTGCTTTGTTTTCTTCGTAAATAGAAAGATTCAGAATAGCAGTAACCACATGTTCCTGAGTGCTAACATCGGTGGTTGGTAGAAGGCTCACAAGGATAGGAATAGCACCAGCTTCTCCTATACAAGCACGATTTTCAGCACTACGCTTGGCAAGCTGACGAAGCATACCTGCAGCGGCGCGTTGGTCTGCAAGATTCTGGGATGACAGTTTCTGGAGAAGCTCAATAACTTTACTATGCTCAGAAGCGGTACATGTTGCTGGTGCATTACTTTGTTGAGCAGGGCGCTTTGGCGGCTCCACGCCATTTGCTTCACACCATTGAGCTATGAGGCTTCGAAGGACAAAGTTTGGAGTTAACGATTTATTGGGAAGCTTCTGCTGCGTCTTAGGACAGGTGTCATGCCCAGCCTCCAACCATCTCTCTATGCAACCTCGCTCGTAAGTCTGAATACATACATATTCAAGAAATTCTTGTCAGTTGAAATATAAACAGAAGCTCACTAAATTGACAGCAAACATAAAAGCAAGTTACACGGAAACCTGTCCAGTGGAGACAATAACTGGGTCTTTCATTAAATCAAGGGATATTGGGCAGCGGAAATCATCTGGAACAACAGGAAACGTCGAGTTGTCATTTGGGGAAAGGTTTGCTGCACTTGCTGTGATGCCTATTACAGGGTCCTGAGTCTGCATAAAATCCTTGATCTTTTTCAGAAGCATTGAAACATTCTCAACAACCGCGCCAGGGTCCCCCCCACTAGCCATCTCATGCAAGGTCAATGATTCTTGATTGAGGTCAGATATGGTGACAAGCTGCAATTTCTCAGATAAACTTTGAAGAATATCTGGGTCAACAATAGCAGTGGCGCTTGAATTGTAGACAGATATTAGATCATTAAAGAGAATGTCATCAGATGTATCAGGTCGTTCTTTTGCCCTTTTGAATTGAGCGTGGACCAGTTCAACCTGCACAATAATTGGACATGTTTTAGCTGCAGATATAAAGCAAGACAAACCAAACAGAAAAAAAAATGGTTTCACTATAAATACAAAAGGAACTCAGGAGTAAAGATGGTTTACCTGTTCCCTTACTTCATCTGATATGCCAAGCTCATCAAACGAGATACCAGCTAACGCTTGTTCAAGCCTCGAGGTAATGTCCTGGAAAGTCTGCATTATTTTGTCTCTCTGGAGAACCTGCAAACAAGGTAACCACGAACTGTTAGAAAATGGTAATGATTTAATGATGTACTGCATGCAAAAGTATACAACAAAATGTACCACAACAGTGACCAGCTTTGTAAGTCTGCCGACCAGCATTACTTAATTCTTATAAAGGTATATGTTATATGTATCAAAAGATATTAAGCCTACTCAACTACAGACTCGCTACTTTTTCTGAACGAACTCGTGCAAAGCAAGTAGCGGTGCATTATTAACCGCCGCATACCTCATCAAAACAGAGCAACTTAGTGTCAATATTTCTTAACAATGATCACAGAGTATTAATAACTAGCACATATTTAAACGTTAGCCTATGCAGTGCGATTCAAACATCACGTAGCCTTCGGCTTCAAATATCTGGCACTCAGATACGACAGTTTTATTATACCCTGTAATAATACATACCAAAGATAACTCCAAATATATGACTGGATAGTTTACACCCTTAGGTCCAGCTTGGAATGTCATTTTCCAGGTCAGAACTGACCTAACTTACGGGGCCTGATATATTCCCGCCATAGGCCAGGAATCGCATTTAGTTTGTCGTTTTGGACGGGTCCAAAAACAACAGTTTTCCATTTCCGCAGGGGAAAAATGATCCAGCCGGGACCTGCGTTTTCTTATCCTCCAAAGTGACACCGGTTTAGTTGTGCACATTGATTTCCAAGTGATTTTTTTAATCCAGTGATTTATTTTTCGTAAGTTGCCAAGCGGGCTTAAAGTGCTTGCAGTACTTTGCTAGCTATGACTAAAATATTATTGTCAATTGACTACGTCTTTCCCTGATCTTAGGCCCAGGCTCACACATCCATGGATGAAACCTTGTGGAGTGTCTATCCCATTTAGGTTCAATTAGGATCCCTCTGGTTTTCCATTTCCTCACAGTCCATCAAGAACTGGGCAATAGCCAATTGGTCGGAGTGCAGTGGTGTCACAGTGCGACCCATATGGGGAAAAATAAATCTCATTGCTTATTCTGTGGAGCAAATAAACCAGTGTATCTAATTATTTTATTAATGTGTCTGCGGTGGTAGTACCCTCAGTCTCATCAGTTGCATTACCAATACGGAAGTACGGAACTTCAGAAACTAACTGCAGCTTCCTCCCAACGAAAGACCTGTGGCAGTGCAGCTGCCAGCTACTGCCGACCATAGTTCATGACAATCGTGATCCCAGACACTTTTGATTGTGATAAATGGCCCGCTCACCACTCGCAAACCACTAACATGAGCTAACTGTACATACCATCCTCAGTTGCGAACACGTTTTCCTTATCAGGTATTTCTGTAACCAGTGGCTACGCCAAGTTCAATACTTTAAACGCAGCTAGCAATATATCTTCCAGCTTTGCCACCACCATTCCCATGCATGATGCATCCATGCTTAATACTCCAGGTCATATTTAAACTTTACGTGGAAAGTTATTCTTTTACATTTTGAAACCAGTATTACCAACGCCTTGGTGGAAAAACTGAGTATAACATGATCAATCCACGTCACAGGATTATGTCCAGCCCTCATACCCCagaattttttttggaaaatagTTTGTAAAGACAAACTTCCTTAACTAACTAGTCAACAAGATCATACATGCATGTAACGACATGTTGATCGAATTCTCCAGATATCTGAGTCCTCCAGCTCCACTGCATTATTGTTATACAAATAAACAAGACAAGGGCCCATAGTGGCAGTGTTGGGTTCTGTCTCAAGTTGCATAAAAAGGAGGACCCTATCTCATGATTGATATACCAAGGCTGAGAATCATAGTTAGTGTCCTAGCTGCATTAGAGGTACCGTTCATGTGTGTTGCTAAGGAGGAAACAAATTAGACTAGCCAACAGGTCGAGCCACATAAACTGGGATGCCAAACTTGGCCTATGACTCTATGGGATACCCTCATCGTTCCCTATTACATAATAGTGGCACTTGCGGGTAATTTCATCACAACTTTGGTAGCAAACAAGACGACCAGCCCAGCCATTTGCAAAAGATCTAACGGCCCATGTCAGGAAGGGGTAAGAGGTGAATCGACGGCCACCGCCGatcgacatatatatatataagagtTAAGAATAGTATTGAAGCACCATCACTTTCACCTGCACCAAAGAAAAAACATAGATGGCTGGACAAGTGCTATCAGCTCTAGACATGCTGTTTGTAAAAAAGCAAGGCTAGTGTGAACAATAGCAGTCACTAAAATAGCAACAGTGATGAATAAACTAGTTATTGTAGAGTGAGCTACAGCTATCTTGTACTACACACTTTGTTACAAATATTACTACATATGACCTAGTAGCCGCGATAGAGGTTTCGTTCACGTGCTTTGCTAATAAGGAAACAAATTAGACTACACGGCAGGTCAAGCCAAAAAAAACTGGGGTTGCCAAACTTGGCCTATGAGACACCCTCATCATTCCCTACTACATATTAGTGGCAGTTGCGGGTAATTTCATCAGAACTTTGGCACTAAACAGGTTGATCATCTCAGCCATTTGCAAACGATCTAATGGCTCATATCATGTGGAGCCTAAGCGCCACCGCCGATCAACATGTATATAAGAGTAAAGAATATACATTTAGCGCCATCGCTTTCACCTCACCCAAAAAACAAACTAGCTGGACAAGTGCTCTCAGCTACAAGTATGCAGTTGGTGAGAAAGGCTAGTGTGAACCCAGATATGGTAACTAATAGCAGTAATTAAAATAGCAACATTGATGAACAACTAGTTGATGCAGAGTAAGCTCGCAGCCATCTTCTGTAAAAATCTTGGACTTATTAATAGTACTACATATGACCTAGTAGCGTCTGAAACTGCAAGTATTTATAACATAATAGTATTGGTCAGACAAAAATTAGAAATCGTTTAATCAGTAACTGTAGCTTGTGTTTTCCTAGTCTGACCCATCCGTGTCAACACAACCAATAATAAGCTAGGATATATATTAGACAGAGTTGTTCAACACCAGTAAACAATGTCAAGTTGTCACCTGCCCTGGCCCGGCATTGATTTGACACCAGGAAATTCAAAACCTGGTCCAACCTCAGGTATTTTTTAAGGATAATAATTAGATTTTGCACAAACAAGAAATAAGAAAGCGGGCAACATTTCGCAAGTGAGTAGCGACAGGTTCTAATTCTGCACCATAGAACGGTTTAATAATTCTTCCAAGTGAAACCTCTTAACTCCACAGCTAAATCCTTGTGTAACGCGAAAGGCGCGAAATTACGGGGTAAATTTAGGATGCGGTGCGCACAACGGGACAGTAAAAGAAAGAGGGATGTTCAATCGAGACGGGAAATCCCACCAGGAAGATCTTGCTGCCGGTGCTGCCGAGGCGGAGCAGGTCCTTGGCGGCGGCGAGCGCGTCCCTGAGCTGGCGCAGGGCCGCCACCGATGCCTCCGGCAGCGGGCGCggcccctccttggcctcctccaGCATGGGCGCGAGCAGCCGGATCCGGCGCGAGAGGTTGCAGAACTGCCTCCGGTACGCGTTCCTGAAGTCGGAGATGGCGGCGATCTCGTCCACCAGCTCCGCCACCTTCTCCACCAAATCCCCCACATCCTCCGACTCCGGACCGGCGGAGGCCGCCTCGGCCGCAGTGGTGGACGGCGCGGCCTCGGCGCTGGGCTCCTCGCCAGTGTTGTTGGGCTTGGCGTCCTCGTCCATGGTGGCGGAGGTGCAAAGGGCTCAGCTTTGCGGCACAGTGTAGGAGGATAGGCGGTGCAGCAGCGTAGCGCGGCGGCCGGCGCAGTGGTGGCGAGCTGGGGGGATTTGGGGTGGTGGCCTCCGTCCGCTCCGCTCCAACTAGTAATCTAGGCATGTGGGCCGTGGGTCCGGGGTGTCAGTCCAACGTCCCGCGCCGATATaggagccggcggcggcggcgcggctcgGCTCGGCTGGTGCAGCTGAGGCGTGGACCGCCGGAAGCGGGAATCCCGAGGCCGGATGGACCGCGGCGATGGGCGCCGGCGCATGCGGCGGGTCCAGGTAGAAAAGTGTTTGGATTTGGATCGCTTTTTCGCTAAGTACCCAAACGGTTCCTCGTTGATCGGCCAGTTTGGGATGCTCCAAAACAGAAGCAAAGATCGGCGCGTCGATACCTGCCTGCTTAGCTAAGACAGTGCTGGATCCCGCGTCGGTTTGTTTAAAGCGTGTCAGTTAATCCTCTGTTTACAGCAACGTACAGTAATCTAGATAAGCATGCTAAGAGTTTAAATATTTCACACTATTGTATTTTTGCTTCTTTTAAAGATCTGTTGTAATTTTTGCTGGGTTGGAGAAGTGAGAAGAGGAGAGAGCTAGCTGCAGCGCGGCCTTCTATACACCTTGTGACAATGTAATATGGAACCAAATATTAATGAAATATGTATACTAAATCTAACTAGCACTATACATGTGAACGAGATCAGCCGCGGACGCATAAAAAAAACTGCAGGGTGGGCACACTTCctttaaaaaaaaaattcaacGTCAATGTGTGAAAAAAAATCATTAAACAATTAAATATAAATGTTTTCAAAAAATTCAGGGTGGGCTGCACCCTGCTGCGTACGCCCCTGAACGGGATGGCAATAATCTACACCCAACGGTTCGCTCTATTACTTCATCCAAGCCCAAATGCTTATCATGTACGTGTTTAAAGaatctagatatattttagtCTTAAATCCCGCATATTCTTTTCCTCCCGTGGTCTCTTCTCTCAGCCGCCGTcttaaccctagccgcctccagttcatcctcctccatagattggttccccctcctccgatCGGCTTCACCTGtgtcaggaggagtggggaacccgatctatgcgtggagtttccaataaaagtattgttttcattagattatgttaggattttggtagccgtcttcttgttggtttcctctcaatggagatggcatcgtctgcaataagtgatcttcggcctttcgttcggcgacgagatcttcctcccggcgtcaatggtggtgttgaacaatcacaattttcttggtatgggtcttcggatcttgctttgccagatcgattttggatcttttgtcgttgttgccgcgaggaggattatcctcgcagtttttgtcccggctgctacgtcctcaaCAATGGTGATACGTATTCTCGGTTCTCCATCGACGACGACAAAGCTAGTTGGTTATTATTCCCtaatatactggtgttggtactcttgccgatgttgtatgactgctttaatggttgcgtgcgtgcacgcagccttggcattgtggctcaaaaaattatgggagaactttcgtcggtatctacaggtctatggtcGTTATGTATCTTTGGTTGCCTTCAgaagagtacaagattgtgttctggaaaaagaaagaaattgaagacctcgaagatttgttaccatcttttagactttattttgtaatcgttggagtcagttcatgtatctctaccatgtactatttgttgctatgaatatatgtggtattgattgtcaaaaaaaagatATATTTTAGTCTTTACATTTAATCTAATCTACAACAAGTGTCTAAGATCAAAGAAAGTACTCCCTTAAGGGATTCAATGAATCTAAATATATTTTAACCTACATTTTGTGAAAAATATTTAAGGCTAGATGGAGTACTAAACTTGCTTTTGCTCTTATTGTCAGGAAGACGATGGCTCACGGCACCATGGGGTTCGGCACATACGCTAAGAATAGTTCATCGTTCCATAAACGGATCCGCC
It includes:
- the LOC127321691 gene encoding protein spotted leaf 11; translation: MDEDAKPNNTGEEPSAEAAPSTTAAEAASAGPESEDVGDLVEKVAELVDEIAAISDFRNAYRRQFCNLSRRIRLLAPMLEEAKEGPRPLPEASVAALRQLRDALAAAKDLLRLGSTGSKIFLVLQRDKIMQTFQDITSRLEQALAGISFDELGISDEVREQVELVHAQFKRAKERPDTSDDILFNDLISVYNSSATAIVDPDILQSLSEKLQLVTISDLNQESLTLHEMASGGDPGAVVENVSMLLKKIKDFMQTQDPVIGITASAANLSPNDNSTFPVVPDDFRCPISLDLMKDPVIVSTGQTYERGCIERWLEAGHDTCPKTQQKLPNKSLTPNFVLRSLIAQWCEANGVEPPKRPAQQSNAPATCTASEHSKVIELLQKLSSQNLADQRAAAGMLRQLAKRSAENRACIGEAGAIPILVSLLPTTDVSTQEHVVTAILNLSIYEENKARIITSGAVPGIVHVLKRGSMEARENSAATLFSLSLVDENKVMIGASGAIPALVLLLGNGSQRGKKDAATALFNLCIYQGNKGKAIRAGLVPILLELLTETESGMVDEALAILAILSSHPEGKAAISSAAAIPILVGVIRNGSARNKENAAAVLVHLCNGEQQQQHLAEAQEQGIVTLLEELAESGTDRGKRKAIQLLERMNRFLKQQSQAQGDAMAQALAQAQTRSQALVQALLADAQLEEPLLPNSSHLPER